The Fructilactobacillus myrtifloralis genome contains a region encoding:
- a CDS encoding DnaD domain protein has product MMENDNQLINPQTKFQVRRGHNLTTEQRLSLDQLYLPMIGNDAYALENLLWHQSEQAQGHFYLMSTLQIDAEHLYQARLKLEGSGLLRVYRQGEQTLYQLLDPLLPAQFFQQELLSQFLLEMIGEHQFMTLAQQLLPRPLDVSSLDDQTHSFWQVFAQPAGSVPPLVSKTKQAAQQTPPPAAEPELPEVDLQLMLQILQSSFVNLAEVKKNQALFAVTKQLYGVDEPEMCRVIEQATNLTTNRFDKQKFQLLMARRHTPAAPKPSAPVAHPETDTTNAKLSQQEQQLVQVAETAAPVPFLGAIKREKGGYATSAEERSLRQLVERNVLPRSVVNMLTYLLLVDREAPTLNKNLLDTIANDWAQRKLQTATQALLEIKQRDQRLATKKASKTKQRRQTVRETLPEWAQQAGNQRSQKQASAANRKLIKERLAKLNQNQSEGRDEQ; this is encoded by the coding sequence ATGATGGAAAATGATAATCAATTAATTAATCCCCAGACGAAATTCCAAGTCCGTCGGGGTCACAATTTAACTACGGAACAGCGACTGAGCCTTGACCAGTTGTATTTACCGATGATTGGGAATGATGCTTATGCCTTGGAGAATCTCCTTTGGCACCAGTCAGAACAAGCTCAGGGCCATTTTTATTTAATGAGTACGCTCCAAATTGATGCCGAGCATCTCTATCAAGCTCGGTTAAAGCTTGAAGGTAGTGGCTTACTGCGGGTTTACCGGCAGGGGGAACAGACGCTTTATCAGTTGCTGGATCCCCTGTTGCCAGCACAGTTTTTTCAACAGGAACTCCTCAGTCAATTCTTACTGGAAATGATTGGGGAGCATCAATTTATGACTCTCGCCCAGCAGTTACTACCGCGACCGTTGGATGTCTCGAGCTTAGACGACCAGACCCATAGCTTTTGGCAGGTGTTTGCCCAACCAGCTGGTTCAGTGCCACCGCTAGTTAGTAAAACCAAACAAGCCGCCCAACAAACGCCACCGCCGGCTGCGGAGCCGGAGTTGCCGGAGGTTGATTTGCAACTGATGTTGCAGATTTTGCAGAGTTCCTTTGTGAACCTTGCAGAAGTTAAAAAAAATCAAGCGCTGTTTGCCGTAACCAAGCAACTGTATGGAGTGGATGAGCCGGAGATGTGTCGAGTCATTGAGCAGGCGACAAATTTGACCACTAATCGGTTTGATAAGCAGAAATTCCAGTTATTAATGGCACGACGCCATACGCCAGCTGCTCCAAAACCGTCAGCGCCAGTAGCGCACCCGGAAACGGATACCACGAACGCCAAGTTGAGTCAACAAGAACAGCAATTAGTGCAGGTCGCAGAAACCGCGGCGCCGGTTCCCTTTTTAGGGGCGATTAAACGAGAAAAAGGGGGATACGCGACGAGCGCGGAGGAACGCTCGTTACGCCAGTTAGTTGAACGCAACGTCTTGCCACGGTCGGTGGTCAACATGTTGACTTACCTATTGTTGGTTGATCGAGAAGCCCCCACGTTGAACAAAAATTTATTAGATACGATTGCCAATGACTGGGCTCAACGAAAGCTGCAAACGGCGACCCAAGCGTTATTGGAAATCAAGCAACGAGACCAGCGCTTGGCCACTAAAAAAGCTAGCAAAACGAAACAACGCCGCCAGACCGTCCGAGAAACACTTCCAGAATGGGCGCAACAAGCTGGCAATCAGCGCTCGCAAAAACAAGCTTCCGCTGCCAATCGGAAGTTAATCAAGGAACGGTTAGCTAAGTTAAACCAAAACCAGTCGGAAGGGAGGGATGAGCAATGA
- the dnaI gene encoding primosomal protein DnaI, with amino-acid sequence MKNVGAGLKTSLQQHHLEAHYQELLQRVYADPDVQQFLQEHQAELDPQAKEKSTSKLYEFVNEKQKLQAGNGNFAKGYAPQLVVSDHLIEVAYRPTPEFLEQERQHRLQSNFKTVGMTPAIKQVNFEDYEPTPDQEEVIIKILDFIEQYEADPKANYKGLYLYGPFGVGKTFLMAAMAHRLSDHGIQTTLVHFPSFAVALKNAIGDHTLQDKVDQVKQTPVLIIDDLGADSMSAWIRDDVLGVILEYRMQHQLATFFTSNFSMDKLATEHLAVTGKDVVDPLKAQRLMERIKFLARPVFLNGNNLRN; translated from the coding sequence ATGAAAAACGTTGGTGCAGGACTGAAAACGTCCCTACAACAGCATCACTTAGAAGCACACTATCAGGAGTTGTTGCAACGGGTCTATGCCGACCCAGACGTGCAACAATTTTTGCAGGAGCATCAGGCTGAACTTGATCCACAGGCGAAGGAAAAATCGACTTCGAAATTATACGAGTTTGTTAACGAAAAACAAAAGTTACAGGCCGGCAACGGGAACTTTGCGAAGGGGTATGCCCCTCAATTAGTGGTTAGTGATCACTTGATTGAAGTGGCATACCGGCCGACCCCTGAGTTTTTGGAACAGGAACGACAACACCGCTTGCAAAGTAACTTTAAAACGGTGGGGATGACGCCCGCCATTAAGCAGGTTAACTTTGAAGACTATGAACCGACCCCGGATCAAGAAGAGGTCATCATTAAAATCCTAGATTTTATTGAGCAGTACGAGGCTGATCCAAAAGCGAACTACAAAGGCTTATATCTGTACGGACCCTTTGGGGTGGGAAAGACCTTTTTGATGGCCGCCATGGCCCACCGGTTATCCGATCATGGAATTCAAACCACGTTAGTGCACTTCCCGTCCTTTGCGGTCGCCTTGAAGAATGCCATCGGAGATCACACCCTTCAGGATAAAGTTGACCAGGTGAAGCAGACCCCCGTACTGATCATTGATGATCTGGGGGCGGATTCCATGTCAGCTTGGATTCGGGATGACGTGTTGGGCGTGATTTTAGAGTATCGAATGCAGCATCAGCTGGCTACGTTCTTTACCTCTAACTTCTCAATGGATAAGTTGGCGACAGAACACCTCGCTGTGACGGGAAAGGACGTCGTTGATCCGTTAAAAGCCCAGCGGTTAATGGAACGGATTAAGTTTCTCGCACGCCCGGTATTTTTAAATGGAAACAATTTAAGAAATTAA
- the murC gene encoding UDP-N-acetylmuramate--L-alanine ligase has protein sequence MTEPKLTKATTYYFVGIKGTGMSAMALVVKDMGYRVEGSDIDKYTFTQKGLEDAGIPVHSFDPDNIQPGMTLIVGNAFKDDQPEVVKARELGLPIYRYPEFLGELIKGYTSIAVCGAHGKTSTTGLLAHVLSGIAPTDYLVGDGTGNAVPDARFFVYEADEYRRHFMPTYPDYAIMTNIDFDHPDYYTGIDDVFDAFQTFATHVQKGIFAWGDDPYLRKLKVDVPIYYYGTGANDDFQAVDVKRTTTGSTFNVVFRGKDLGRFEVPLFGEHNVLNALAVIAVSYFEEVDLAEIRRELLTFKGVKRRFAQVKVNDMTIIDDYAHHPSEIKATLDAARQEYPNKKIVVVFQPHTFSRTIAYLDDFAETLGKADKVYVTKIYGSPREKSGDVSSQDLVDKIPNSEIITEDNMSPLLNFHDDVVIFMGAGDIQKYERTYEDLLSHLSKKVN, from the coding sequence ATGACAGAGCCGAAGTTAACGAAAGCAACTACCTATTACTTTGTTGGAATTAAAGGAACCGGAATGAGTGCCATGGCACTGGTCGTGAAGGACATGGGCTATCGGGTGGAAGGTTCAGACATTGATAAATATACCTTTACACAGAAGGGATTGGAAGATGCCGGCATCCCGGTGCATTCGTTTGATCCGGACAACATCCAACCCGGCATGACCTTGATTGTGGGGAATGCGTTTAAAGACGACCAGCCGGAGGTAGTGAAAGCACGCGAACTAGGCCTGCCAATTTATCGCTATCCGGAATTCTTAGGGGAATTAATCAAAGGATATACGAGTATTGCGGTCTGTGGGGCCCACGGGAAAACCAGTACCACCGGACTCTTAGCGCACGTTTTGAGTGGAATTGCCCCGACGGATTACCTGGTGGGAGATGGAACTGGGAATGCAGTTCCAGACGCCCGGTTCTTCGTATACGAAGCTGATGAATACCGGCGCCACTTTATGCCAACCTATCCCGACTATGCGATCATGACGAACATCGACTTTGATCATCCCGATTACTATACGGGAATTGATGACGTGTTTGATGCCTTTCAAACCTTTGCGACCCATGTGCAAAAGGGGATTTTTGCGTGGGGGGATGATCCTTACCTGCGCAAGCTGAAGGTTGATGTTCCGATTTATTACTATGGGACCGGCGCCAATGATGACTTTCAAGCGGTCGATGTAAAGCGGACCACGACGGGCTCAACCTTTAACGTGGTTTTCCGGGGCAAGGATCTCGGTCGGTTTGAGGTGCCCTTATTTGGAGAACACAACGTTTTGAATGCGTTAGCAGTGATTGCCGTCTCCTACTTTGAAGAGGTTGACTTAGCGGAAATTCGCCGGGAGTTGTTAACCTTCAAGGGAGTAAAGCGGCGCTTTGCCCAAGTTAAAGTGAACGATATGACCATCATCGATGACTACGCGCACCACCCATCAGAGATTAAGGCCACCTTAGATGCCGCCCGCCAGGAATATCCAAACAAGAAAATCGTGGTGGTTTTTCAACCGCACACCTTTAGTCGCACGATTGCCTATTTAGATGATTTTGCTGAAACGCTCGGCAAAGCCGATAAGGTATATGTAACTAAAATCTACGGTTCCCCCCGGGAAAAATCGGGGGATGTTTCCAGCCAAGATTTAGTGGATAAGATTCCAAATAGTGAGATTATTACCGAAGATAACATGTCACCGTTGTTAAACTTCCATGATGACGTGGTTATTTTTATGGGGGCGGGCGATATTCAAAAATACGAACGGACCTATGAAGACTTGCTGAGTCATTTGAGCAAAAAAGTTAATTAA
- the coaE gene encoding dephospho-CoA kinase (Dephospho-CoA kinase (CoaE) performs the final step in coenzyme A biosynthesis.), whose amino-acid sequence MTKVIGLTGGIATGKSTAARYLVSQGVAVLDLDAETHELEAHDQATIQQITATFGPEVQVNGQIDRHRLGQLVFADSTQLKRLVRIINPALLRRVTAAMAESDLLVLDAPTLFENGFTSYVDQILMVTCEPLVQMQRLITRNQVSISRASQLMGAQWSQATKAALADWVVDSTAGETQLTQQLQTWLEKMR is encoded by the coding sequence GTGACTAAGGTAATTGGATTAACGGGAGGAATTGCCACCGGCAAATCGACCGCTGCCCGGTATTTGGTTAGTCAAGGAGTCGCGGTGTTAGATTTAGACGCGGAAACGCACGAATTGGAAGCACATGATCAGGCGACCATTCAGCAAATTACCGCGACGTTTGGTCCAGAGGTCCAAGTGAACGGGCAAATTGATCGCCACCGGTTAGGACAACTGGTCTTTGCAGATTCCACGCAACTAAAGCGCTTAGTTCGCATCATTAATCCGGCCTTGTTACGGCGGGTGACGGCTGCGATGGCCGAATCGGATCTGCTGGTTTTGGATGCCCCGACATTGTTTGAAAACGGGTTTACTAGCTACGTGGATCAGATCCTCATGGTGACGTGTGAACCGCTTGTGCAGATGCAACGCTTAATCACTCGTAACCAAGTCAGCATCAGTCGGGCTAGTCAGTTGATGGGAGCCCAGTGGTCACAAGCAACGAAGGCAGCGTTAGCAGATTGGGTGGTCGATAGCACCGCGGGAGAAACGCAGTTAACGCAGCAATTACAAACCTGGTTAGAAAAGATGAGGTAA
- the polA gene encoding DNA polymerase I — translation MAAQKILLIDGNSLFYKAFFALYQSLDHFTNEAGLHTNALYGFNRMLNDMLARVQPDAVLAAFDAGETTFRTNMYHGYKSGRDKMPEELREQFPYVMELLQKRGIKTYELADYEADDIIGTTARQAEKAGYEVTVVTGDRDLTQLCSPQTTVKVSKKGVSDIEAFTPTYVEETMGITPEQIVDVKGLQGDTSDNYPGVEKVGPKTALKLVHQFGTIENLYQHIDEVSGKKLKEHLVNDRDQAFLSKQLATIKRDAPLTVGLKDMKYRGDQEPALQELYQKLNFRSFLTDADSDATTTSELPEVQYTVLTTENAAELDQLTTEVVVNVEMLTPNYHVADQVGLVIGTPEHWYVTKDVALLQNPHVQGLLENPAIKKDVFDNKAQRVALHRDGIALQAVDFDMLLVSYLLNTLNNADDVGEVARQHHYNGVLPDQDVYGKGKSIKLPADDEFYQHLTRKALAISRLKQQMLADLDSHQQAALYREMELPLSQVLGQMEITGIRVDRDRLEALKSKFIERVAELEQGIYQDAGTEFNVGSPKQLGEVLFEKLQLPVIKKTKTGYSTSVDVLEKLAPDHPIIAKILAYRQLTKLISTYIDGIESDIQPDHKVHTRYLQTLTQTGRLSSVDPNLQNIPVRTEEGRKIREAFVPSKPDWVLFSSDYSQIELRVLAAISGDPNMKAAFANDEDIHAVTARRIFELAPDADVDANLRRQAKAVNFGIVYGISSYGLSQNTGISNQEAKRFIEKYFHEYPGVKQYMDASVAFAKDHGYVETIAKRRRYIPEIKSRSFQRRQFAERIAMNSPIQGSAADIIKAAMIKMNQVLAERGLQARMLLQIHDELIFEAPVSELETLETVVPKVMDSIVQTDSLLQAAAVNFDVPLKVESHYGNNWYNIKK, via the coding sequence ATGGCGGCACAAAAAATATTATTAATTGACGGTAATTCATTATTCTACAAGGCGTTTTTTGCTTTGTACCAGTCTTTAGATCATTTTACCAATGAGGCAGGCTTACACACGAATGCCCTGTATGGGTTTAATCGGATGCTGAACGATATGTTAGCCCGGGTGCAACCAGATGCGGTTCTCGCAGCGTTTGACGCGGGAGAAACGACCTTTCGAACGAACATGTACCACGGTTACAAAAGTGGTCGGGATAAGATGCCCGAAGAGTTGCGTGAACAGTTTCCGTATGTGATGGAGCTCTTACAAAAGCGGGGAATTAAAACCTATGAACTGGCGGACTATGAAGCCGATGACATCATTGGCACCACGGCGCGACAAGCAGAAAAGGCGGGCTACGAAGTGACCGTTGTTACCGGCGATCGTGATTTAACCCAGCTGTGTTCGCCACAAACCACGGTGAAGGTTTCTAAAAAAGGGGTCAGTGACATTGAAGCTTTTACCCCGACCTACGTGGAAGAAACCATGGGGATTACCCCGGAGCAAATTGTGGACGTGAAGGGGTTACAAGGCGACACTTCCGATAACTATCCGGGAGTAGAAAAAGTGGGACCGAAAACGGCTTTGAAGCTCGTGCATCAGTTTGGCACCATTGAGAATCTCTATCAACACATTGATGAGGTTTCCGGGAAAAAACTCAAGGAACATCTTGTAAATGACCGGGACCAGGCGTTTTTATCCAAGCAATTAGCTACCATCAAACGGGATGCTCCGCTCACGGTTGGCTTAAAGGATATGAAGTACCGCGGGGACCAAGAACCAGCATTACAGGAACTGTATCAAAAGCTTAATTTCCGGTCCTTTCTCACGGATGCGGATTCAGATGCAACCACCACTTCGGAACTACCAGAGGTGCAGTACACGGTGTTAACCACTGAGAACGCTGCAGAGTTGGATCAACTAACTACGGAAGTGGTCGTAAACGTGGAAATGTTGACTCCTAATTATCACGTGGCCGACCAGGTTGGCTTGGTAATCGGTACGCCGGAGCACTGGTACGTTACCAAAGATGTTGCCCTTCTGCAGAATCCGCACGTGCAAGGATTGTTAGAAAATCCAGCAATCAAAAAGGATGTTTTTGATAATAAAGCCCAACGAGTGGCCTTGCACCGCGATGGGATTGCATTGCAAGCCGTTGATTTTGACATGTTGCTAGTTTCATACTTACTAAACACGCTCAACAACGCCGATGATGTTGGCGAAGTTGCGCGGCAACACCACTATAACGGGGTGCTACCCGATCAGGATGTCTACGGAAAAGGGAAAAGCATTAAGTTGCCCGCTGATGATGAATTTTATCAGCATCTCACCAGAAAAGCCCTCGCCATTAGTCGACTGAAACAGCAGATGTTAGCCGACTTAGATTCCCACCAGCAAGCTGCGCTTTACCGGGAAATGGAATTGCCCCTTTCACAGGTCCTCGGTCAAATGGAGATTACTGGCATTCGGGTGGACCGCGACCGGTTAGAAGCGTTAAAGAGTAAGTTTATTGAACGAGTAGCTGAATTAGAACAAGGGATTTATCAGGATGCCGGGACTGAGTTTAACGTGGGTTCTCCAAAACAACTCGGAGAGGTGCTGTTTGAAAAGTTACAGCTTCCGGTGATTAAAAAGACCAAAACCGGTTATTCGACTTCCGTTGATGTCTTGGAGAAATTAGCCCCGGACCATCCGATTATTGCTAAAATTTTAGCGTACCGCCAGTTGACCAAGCTAATTTCCACCTACATCGATGGAATTGAAAGCGACATTCAACCCGATCACAAGGTGCATACCCGGTACTTACAAACCCTGACTCAGACCGGCCGGTTATCGTCGGTTGACCCGAATCTGCAAAACATTCCGGTGCGGACGGAGGAGGGGCGCAAGATTCGAGAAGCCTTTGTTCCATCCAAGCCAGATTGGGTCCTGTTCTCCTCGGATTACTCCCAGATTGAACTGCGGGTGTTAGCGGCCATTTCGGGTGACCCGAACATGAAAGCCGCCTTTGCTAACGACGAGGATATCCATGCGGTTACTGCCCGGCGGATTTTTGAATTAGCTCCGGATGCGGATGTTGACGCCAATTTACGACGCCAGGCCAAAGCAGTTAACTTCGGAATCGTCTATGGGATTAGTTCTTACGGCTTATCGCAAAATACGGGGATTTCTAATCAAGAAGCCAAGCGCTTCATCGAGAAGTACTTTCATGAATACCCTGGAGTAAAACAGTATATGGATGCAAGCGTCGCCTTTGCGAAGGACCACGGGTACGTGGAAACGATTGCGAAACGGCGCCGGTATATTCCAGAAATTAAATCCCGGAGTTTCCAACGGCGCCAGTTTGCCGAACGGATTGCGATGAATTCACCCATTCAAGGGAGTGCAGCGGATATTATTAAGGCAGCCATGATTAAGATGAACCAGGTCCTGGCCGAGCGGGGCTTGCAAGCCCGCATGCTGTTACAAATCCATGATGAACTAATTTTTGAAGCTCCCGTTTCCGAACTAGAAACCTTAGAGACGGTGGTGCCCAAGGTCATGGATTCGATTGTCCAAACGGATTCTTTGTTGCAAGCGGCCGCCGTTAACTTCGATGTGCCGTTAAAAGTTGAAAGCCACTATGGCAATAATTGGTATAATATCAAAAAATAA
- the thrS gene encoding threonine--tRNA ligase: protein MAQITLEFPDGRTQAFDSGITVAEVAKSISVSLAKKAVAGKLDGKLVDVREPLLTDGKLEIVTADSNDGLTVLRQSAAQLLAAVVKREFAGVRLGRLAADEDGFYVDTEKDERQISADELDGLAAQMQRVIKDNALVNRVMLSKADALTEVSGDWYQTELVEAEAADEIPFYEIGGQLVLAQVVAAPSLKDLKHFKLLSVAGAYWEGKSSNPMLQRLYGTAFYKASDLEADLQKRQEARERDHRVIGNNLDLFFVDPKVGAGLPYWMPNGATIRRTIERYIVDKELANGYEHVYTPVLANLDLYKQSGHWEHYREDMFPPMEMDDDEMLELRPMNCPSHIQIYNHHIRSYRELPLRIAELGMMHRYEKSGALSGLQRVREMTLNDGHTFVAPEQIQEEFKRILNLMMDVYHDFDIDNYTFRLSYRDPKNTEKYFDDDEMWNKAQSMLKGAMDELGLDYVEAEGEAAFYGPKLDVQTKTALGNEETLSTIQLDFMLPARFDLHYVGEDGQEHRPVMIHRGLVSTMERFTAYLIEIYKGAFPTWLAPKQVQIIPVSEAKHGQYAHQINEQLRALHVRSAVDERSEKMGYLIRDAQTHKIPYTIVVGDDEVQNHTVSVRKYGEEDSRELPMDDFQVEIMHDISTYSRNDSQPKVDK, encoded by the coding sequence ATGGCACAAATTACGCTCGAATTTCCAGATGGCCGCACGCAAGCATTTGATAGCGGCATTACGGTGGCTGAGGTGGCCAAATCAATCTCAGTTAGTCTAGCGAAAAAAGCAGTGGCTGGAAAACTGGACGGAAAGTTAGTGGATGTTCGTGAACCATTGCTGACGGACGGAAAGCTAGAAATTGTAACGGCTGATTCAAACGATGGGTTGACGGTGCTCCGGCAGAGTGCCGCGCAATTACTAGCTGCGGTTGTTAAACGTGAATTTGCTGGAGTGCGCTTAGGTCGATTAGCCGCTGATGAAGATGGCTTTTACGTTGATACGGAAAAAGACGAACGCCAGATTAGTGCGGACGAATTAGATGGACTTGCAGCCCAAATGCAACGGGTGATTAAGGATAACGCGCTGGTAAATCGCGTAATGTTGAGTAAAGCAGACGCCTTAACCGAAGTTAGCGGAGATTGGTACCAAACGGAACTAGTCGAAGCTGAAGCGGCTGATGAAATTCCCTTTTACGAAATTGGGGGACAATTAGTTCTTGCTCAAGTGGTTGCTGCGCCTAGTTTGAAAGATCTGAAGCACTTTAAACTCTTATCGGTGGCTGGGGCATACTGGGAAGGCAAGTCCTCTAATCCCATGCTCCAACGTTTATACGGAACGGCCTTTTACAAAGCTTCCGATCTAGAAGCAGATTTACAAAAGCGGCAGGAAGCGCGGGAACGCGATCACCGGGTGATTGGGAACAACCTCGACCTGTTCTTCGTTGATCCTAAAGTTGGCGCTGGGTTACCATACTGGATGCCAAACGGAGCAACGATTCGGCGGACGATTGAACGCTACATCGTTGACAAGGAATTGGCGAACGGGTACGAACATGTTTACACACCGGTCTTAGCAAACTTGGACCTGTACAAGCAATCCGGACACTGGGAACACTACCGAGAAGACATGTTCCCACCAATGGAAATGGATGATGATGAGATGCTGGAATTACGGCCTATGAACTGTCCTTCTCACATCCAAATTTATAACCATCACATTCGGTCCTACCGGGAACTACCATTACGGATTGCTGAATTAGGGATGATGCACCGGTACGAAAAATCGGGGGCCTTAAGTGGATTACAACGGGTCCGGGAAATGACCCTCAATGATGGACACACTTTCGTTGCGCCGGAACAAATCCAGGAAGAATTCAAGCGGATTTTGAACCTCATGATGGACGTTTATCATGACTTTGACATTGATAATTACACGTTCCGGTTAAGTTATCGGGATCCGAAGAACACGGAAAAGTACTTCGATGATGATGAGATGTGGAACAAGGCGCAGAGCATGTTGAAGGGTGCCATGGACGAACTGGGCTTGGACTACGTTGAAGCCGAAGGGGAAGCAGCCTTTTACGGTCCAAAGTTGGACGTGCAAACGAAGACGGCCCTTGGAAACGAAGAAACGCTGTCTACGATTCAACTCGACTTCATGTTACCAGCTCGTTTTGACCTGCACTACGTTGGTGAAGACGGTCAGGAACACCGGCCCGTAATGATTCACCGGGGCTTGGTTTCAACGATGGAACGGTTTACGGCCTACCTCATTGAAATTTACAAGGGCGCCTTCCCAACGTGGTTAGCGCCTAAGCAAGTGCAAATCATTCCGGTTAGTGAAGCTAAGCATGGTCAGTATGCCCACCAGATTAACGAACAGTTGCGGGCTCTCCACGTTCGCTCAGCCGTTGACGAACGCTCAGAAAAGATGGGGTACCTGATTCGGGACGCCCAAACGCACAAGATTCCTTACACCATCGTTGTTGGTGATGACGAAGTCCAGAACCACACGGTTTCAGTGCGTAAGTATGGGGAAGAGGATAGTCGCGAGTTACCAATGGATGACTTCCAAGTGGAAATTATGCATGATATTTCAACTTATTCCCGCAACGATTCCCAACCCAAGGTTGACAAATAA
- the nrdR gene encoding transcriptional regulator NrdR has translation MKCPKCQHAASRVVDSRPLSGGSEIRRRRECEHCGFRFTTFETLEASPLLVVKKNGDREEFSADKLLRGIIRSCEKRPVSLAQMNQIVDQTKQSIENRDAGSHEVSSKAIGEYVMNGLKDVDEIAYIRFASVYRQFKDMNEFYAKMQELMGNNPTAKTESKHDGK, from the coding sequence ATGAAATGCCCAAAATGTCAACATGCGGCGTCACGGGTCGTTGATAGTCGTCCCTTATCTGGCGGCAGCGAGATTCGCCGCCGCCGTGAGTGTGAACACTGCGGCTTTCGGTTTACAACGTTTGAAACCCTGGAAGCGTCGCCGTTACTAGTGGTAAAGAAGAATGGCGATCGGGAAGAGTTTAGTGCGGATAAGTTACTCCGGGGGATTATTCGCTCTTGTGAAAAACGCCCCGTTTCGCTGGCGCAAATGAATCAGATTGTGGACCAAACCAAGCAAAGCATTGAAAACCGGGATGCTGGCAGTCATGAAGTTTCGAGTAAGGCCATTGGAGAGTACGTCATGAACGGCCTCAAGGATGTTGATGAGATTGCTTACATTCGCTTTGCGAGCGTCTACCGTCAGTTCAAAGATATGAATGAGTTTTACGCGAAAATGCAGGAGTTAATGGGGAATAACCCAACCGCTAAAACTGAAAGTAAACATGATGGAAAATGA
- the mutM gene encoding DNA-formamidopyrimidine glycosylase → MPELPEVETVRQGLTKLVGGAKIESVEVLYPKMINMPADEFARQLAGKTIERIDRRGKYLLFRLTNDLTLVSHLRMEGKYEVEPAGSTRPKHTNVVFHLDDGRELWYKDTRMFGKMALVANDEVMELSGLNKIGPEPTADDLSFTYLKERLHKSHRKIKAFLLDQSQVAGLGNIYCDEVLWMSKIHPEQPTNYVSDAEIEKLRDNIITEIAAAIKGHGTTVHSYSNAFGEAGQFQNQLQAYGRKGEPCRRCGTLMEKIKVAQRGTTFCPKCQVVHGDLSD, encoded by the coding sequence ATGCCAGAATTACCAGAAGTAGAAACCGTCCGCCAGGGTCTCACTAAATTAGTGGGCGGCGCGAAGATTGAGTCTGTGGAAGTGCTTTATCCCAAGATGATCAACATGCCCGCAGATGAGTTTGCGCGCCAACTGGCGGGGAAAACCATTGAGCGCATTGACCGGCGGGGAAAGTACCTGTTGTTTCGCTTAACCAATGATTTAACCCTTGTATCGCATTTGCGGATGGAAGGAAAGTACGAGGTCGAACCAGCTGGTTCCACTCGACCTAAGCATACGAACGTGGTCTTTCATTTAGATGATGGCCGGGAACTCTGGTACAAAGATACCCGGATGTTTGGGAAAATGGCGTTGGTTGCCAACGACGAAGTAATGGAGCTGTCGGGACTCAATAAAATTGGTCCGGAACCAACGGCTGATGATCTCAGTTTTACGTACCTTAAAGAACGGTTACACAAGTCCCATCGCAAGATTAAGGCCTTTTTACTCGACCAATCACAGGTGGCTGGCTTGGGTAACATTTACTGTGATGAAGTGCTGTGGATGTCTAAAATTCATCCCGAACAACCCACGAACTACGTCAGCGATGCCGAAATTGAAAAGCTCCGTGACAACATCATCACGGAAATCGCAGCGGCAATCAAAGGTCATGGAACCACGGTTCATTCGTATTCGAACGCCTTTGGGGAAGCTGGTCAGTTTCAAAACCAACTGCAAGCTTATGGGCGCAAGGGCGAACCTTGTCGTCGGTGTGGAACGTTAATGGAGAAAATTAAGGTTGCCCAACGGGGAACGACTTTCTGTCCCAAGTGCCAAGTGGTTCATGGTGATTTAAGTGACTAA
- the infC gene encoding translation initiation factor IF-3 — protein sequence MVNDGIRAREMMVIDDQGNKLGLKSKAEAMQIAEDANLDLVLVAPNAKPAVAKILDYGKYRFNQQKKERESRKKQKTVSVKEIRLSPTIDTNDFNTKLKNAQKFLTKGEKVRVSIRFKGRAITHKEIGRDVLNRMADATADIATVTQRAKMDGRSMFLMLAPSNKTKK from the coding sequence ATGGTCAACGATGGAATCAGAGCTCGCGAAATGATGGTTATTGATGATCAAGGAAACAAACTTGGTTTGAAATCAAAGGCTGAAGCAATGCAAATTGCCGAAGACGCGAACTTGGATTTAGTGCTGGTTGCACCGAACGCTAAACCTGCAGTTGCGAAAATTCTTGATTACGGAAAGTACCGGTTTAACCAACAAAAGAAGGAACGGGAATCCCGCAAGAAGCAAAAAACGGTTAGCGTTAAGGAAATTCGGTTAAGTCCAACGATTGATACGAATGACTTCAATACGAAGTTGAAAAACGCACAGAAATTCCTCACCAAGGGCGAAAAAGTGCGGGTTTCCATTCGTTTTAAGGGACGGGCCATTACGCATAAAGAAATCGGTCGCGACGTGTTAAACCGGATGGCTGATGCCACGGCTGACATTGCAACCGTTACGCAACGAGCAAAGATGGATGGCCGGAGTATGTTCTTAATGCTTGCACCAAGTAATAAAACAAAAAAGTAG